A genome region from Frankineae bacterium MT45 includes the following:
- a CDS encoding putative acetyltransferase — MSDDPIAIEDPRRPDIRALLERHLAFANLHSPPEDVYALDVDALLDPSISFYALRQDGQLLGVGALRQFDADHAEVKSMHVAAEARGQGAGRIIVNHLLGIARERGLRRVSLETGTMEAFAPARALYESAGFVECGPFGSYPPSPNSAFLTLALEPLEPLEPLERLERLEPQ, encoded by the coding sequence ATGTCCGACGACCCGATAGCGATCGAGGACCCCCGCAGGCCGGACATCCGTGCGCTGCTGGAGCGTCACCTCGCCTTCGCCAACCTGCACAGCCCACCCGAGGACGTCTATGCGCTGGACGTCGACGCCCTGCTCGATCCAAGCATCTCCTTCTACGCACTCCGCCAGGACGGGCAACTCCTCGGAGTCGGCGCGCTGCGGCAGTTCGACGCCGACCACGCCGAGGTGAAGTCGATGCACGTCGCTGCCGAGGCGCGTGGGCAGGGTGCGGGGCGGATAATCGTCAATCATTTGCTGGGCATAGCCCGCGAGCGAGGGCTGCGACGGGTCAGTCTGGAGACCGGCACGATGGAGGCCTTCGCCCCGGCCCGCGCGCTCTACGAGAGTGCGGGCTTCGTGGAGTGCGGCCCGTTCGGTTCGTACCCGCCGAGCCCGAACAGCGCATTCCTCACCCTCGCGCTGGAGCCGCTGGAGCCGCTGGAGCCGCTGGAGCGGCTGGAGCGGCTGGAGCCGCAGTAG
- a CDS encoding cholesterol oxidase, with amino-acid sequence MSDHYDVLVIGSGFGGSVSALRLTEKGYRVGVLEAGRRFADADFPKTSWHVRDYIFAPRAGCYGFFRMTPLRDVLILTGAGVGGGSLGYANTLYQPPDSVFADKQWAHITDWRDELAPYYDQARRMLGVTTYPGMTPSDRVMREVAEKLGFGDTFQRADVGVFFGSNRGDGTGARPDVDAPDPYFGGVGPARRSCTHCGECMTGCRHNAKNTLVKNYLYLAEQAGAEVHPMTTVHTVRPRPEGGYVVLTHRTGRGRKGARSHARRFTADQVIFAAGALGTAKLLHTLRTDGSLPAISERVGKLTRTNSEAILAARSKVPPADGGNYSRGVSITSSIHPDPSTHIEPVRYGKGSNLLSLLGAILIDGNPEGKARWRQAATQLWRHRRELAGLHNPRHWSEQTIVLLVMQSLDNSITTSMKSRFGWRRLSSTPGEGEPNPSWIPAGHEVAREVATTIKGTPSGSLGDIINMPVTGHLIGGCAIGDSATTGVVDAYQRLYGYPGLHVVDGSTISVNLGVNPSLTITAQAERAVSLWPNKGEEDRRAPLGTPYRRIAPTRPRAPVVPEAAPGALRLPLLPQASLQPRTDVNTESTALESR; translated from the coding sequence TTGAGCGATCACTACGACGTCCTCGTCATCGGATCGGGCTTCGGGGGGAGCGTCAGCGCGCTGCGCCTCACCGAGAAGGGGTATCGGGTCGGCGTCCTGGAAGCTGGGCGCCGATTCGCCGACGCCGACTTCCCGAAGACCTCGTGGCACGTGCGCGACTACATCTTCGCGCCGCGGGCCGGCTGCTACGGCTTCTTCCGGATGACGCCGCTGCGGGATGTCCTCATCCTCACCGGGGCCGGGGTCGGCGGCGGCTCACTCGGGTACGCGAACACCCTTTATCAACCACCGGATTCTGTCTTCGCCGACAAGCAGTGGGCGCACATCACCGACTGGCGCGACGAGCTCGCCCCGTACTACGACCAGGCCCGGCGCATGCTCGGCGTCACCACCTACCCGGGGATGACGCCGTCGGATCGGGTGATGCGCGAGGTCGCCGAGAAGCTCGGCTTCGGCGACACCTTCCAGCGTGCGGACGTCGGCGTCTTCTTCGGATCCAACCGGGGTGACGGCACCGGCGCGCGACCAGACGTCGATGCCCCAGACCCGTACTTCGGCGGGGTCGGTCCGGCCCGGCGCTCCTGCACGCACTGCGGCGAGTGCATGACCGGCTGCCGCCACAACGCCAAGAACACCCTGGTAAAGAACTACCTTTATCTGGCTGAGCAGGCCGGCGCCGAGGTGCATCCGATGACGACGGTGCACACCGTGCGTCCGCGCCCGGAGGGTGGCTATGTGGTGCTGACGCACCGGACCGGCCGCGGTCGGAAGGGGGCGCGTAGCCACGCTCGGCGATTCACCGCCGATCAGGTCATCTTCGCCGCCGGCGCGCTGGGCACGGCGAAGCTCCTGCACACGCTCCGCACCGACGGTTCGCTGCCGGCGATCTCGGAGCGGGTCGGGAAGCTCACCCGCACCAACTCCGAGGCGATCCTCGCCGCCCGCAGCAAGGTCCCACCAGCCGACGGGGGTAACTACTCCCGCGGGGTGTCGATCACCTCCTCGATCCACCCCGACCCGTCGACGCACATCGAGCCGGTGCGCTACGGAAAGGGCAGTAATTTACTGAGCCTTCTCGGCGCGATCCTGATCGACGGCAACCCCGAGGGGAAGGCCCGCTGGCGGCAAGCGGCGACGCAGCTGTGGCGGCACCGCCGGGAACTCGCCGGCCTGCACAACCCCAGGCACTGGTCGGAGCAGACGATCGTCCTGCTGGTGATGCAGAGCCTGGACAACTCGATCACCACCTCGATGAAGTCCCGCTTCGGCTGGCGGCGACTGAGCAGCACCCCCGGCGAGGGGGAGCCGAACCCCAGTTGGATTCCGGCCGGGCATGAGGTGGCCCGTGAGGTGGCCACCACGATCAAGGGGACCCCGTCGGGGTCACTCGGCGACATCATCAACATGCCGGTCACCGGGCATCTGATCGGTGGCTGCGCGATCGGCGACTCGGCCACGACCGGTGTCGTCGACGCCTATCAGCGCCTCTACGGCTACCCGGGGCTGCACGTCGTCGACGGCTCGACGATCTCGGTGAACCTGGGCGTCAACCCCTCGCTCACCATCACCGCTCAGGCCGAACGGGCCGTATCGCTATGGCCGAACAAGGGCGAGGAGGATCGGCGAGCACCGCTCGGCACCCCGTACCGGAGGATCGCACCGACCCGGCCCCGAGCGCCGGTGGTGCCGGAGGCCGCACCCGGAGCACTGCGCCTTCCACTGCTCCCGCAGGCTTCCCTTCAGCCGCGAACCGACGTCAATACCGAGAGCACTGCACTGGAGTCGAGATGA
- a CDS encoding pseudouridine-5'-phosphate glycosidase — translation MTDHAAHLPAGALRVSAAVSDALAGRRPVVALESTIFSSLGLPSPANLEALRRCEAAVTAAGAVPAVTAIVDGQARIGLEPGEELRVLAGTRKVAERDIAVALAERIEVGVTTVSASVALAHAVGVQVFATGGIGGVHRQAEISGDISADLDALANHPVVTVCAGAKAFLDLPRTLEYLETFGVPVLGWQHDWFPAFYTRSSGLPVPHRVESAAVVADVLRNRIRPQTGVLLTVPIPSADELDAEHLADSLEAALADCVASGITGAAVTPFILGRIGEVTAGASVPANLALAENNARVAALVAAELAG, via the coding sequence ATGACTGATCACGCTGCGCATCTTCCGGCTGGGGCACTGCGGGTCTCGGCGGCCGTCAGCGACGCGCTGGCCGGGCGCCGGCCGGTGGTGGCGCTGGAGTCGACGATCTTCTCCAGCCTCGGCCTCCCGTCGCCGGCCAACTTGGAGGCACTGCGGCGCTGCGAGGCTGCAGTGACGGCGGCCGGTGCCGTCCCGGCCGTCACCGCAATCGTGGACGGGCAGGCCCGGATCGGATTGGAACCGGGTGAGGAACTGCGGGTGCTGGCCGGAACCAGGAAGGTCGCCGAACGCGACATCGCGGTGGCGCTGGCCGAGCGGATCGAGGTCGGCGTCACCACCGTCTCGGCGTCGGTTGCCCTTGCGCACGCGGTCGGAGTCCAGGTCTTCGCCACCGGCGGGATCGGCGGCGTGCACCGCCAGGCCGAGATCAGCGGGGATATTTCAGCGGATCTGGACGCGCTGGCCAACCATCCGGTGGTCACCGTCTGTGCCGGCGCCAAGGCCTTTCTGGACCTGCCCCGGACGCTGGAGTACCTGGAGACCTTCGGAGTTCCGGTTCTGGGCTGGCAGCATGACTGGTTCCCGGCCTTCTACACCCGCTCCAGCGGGTTGCCCGTGCCGCATCGCGTCGAGTCGGCGGCGGTAGTTGCCGACGTGCTGCGCAACCGCATCCGCCCGCAGACCGGGGTGCTGCTGACTGTGCCCATCCCAAGCGCGGACGAACTCGACGCCGAGCACCTGGCCGACTCGCTGGAGGCGGCGCTCGCCGACTGCGTAGCCTCGGGGATCACCGGGGCGGCGGTCACGCCCTTCATCCTCGGGCGTATCGGCGAGGTGACCGCCGGGGCGAGCGTGCCGGCGAACCTGGCCCTGGCCGAGAACAATGCCCGGGTGGCGGCGCTGGTAGCGGCCGAGCTGGCGGGTTAG
- a CDS encoding deazaflavin-dependent oxidoreductase, nitroreductase family, with product MPVPRGVARLNRVGLNKVTSRFVPWVPGFGLVTHHGRRSGREFRTPVNVFTVSEGYLIALTYGVQSDWVKNVLAEGGCQLTTRRRTYRLTEPTVVHDPARSQARAGERQILGLLHVYDFLLLKVGGIEPN from the coding sequence ATGCCCGTTCCGAGGGGCGTGGCCCGGCTCAACCGGGTCGGCCTGAACAAGGTGACGAGCCGGTTCGTCCCGTGGGTGCCCGGATTCGGGCTGGTCACCCACCACGGGCGCCGCTCAGGGCGGGAGTTCCGCACGCCAGTAAACGTCTTCACCGTCTCGGAGGGGTACCTGATCGCGCTGACCTATGGGGTCCAGAGCGACTGGGTCAAGAACGTGCTGGCCGAGGGCGGCTGCCAGCTGACCACCAGGCGCCGGACGTACCGCCTCACCGAGCCCACCGTCGTGCACGACCCGGCCCGTTCGCAGGCCCGGGCCGGTGAGCGGCAGATCCTCGGATTGCTCCACGTCTACGACTTCCTGCTGCTGAAAGTGGGCGGAATCGAGCCGAACTAG
- a CDS encoding Haloacid dehalogenase superfamily, subfamily IA, variant 2 with 3rd motif like haloacid dehalogenase/haloacid dehalogenase superfamily, subfamily IA, variant 3 with third motif having DD or ED/haloacid dehalogenase superfamily, subfamily IA, variant 1 with third motif having Dx(3-4)D or Dx(3-4)E codes for MLFDFSATLFYIEPASEATAAAGLDPARWAQRLHDGGALNGSSGPAQIPHHLQDVWARRDLSLQAHREAYTGMSQHTGLSADEAAALYDRGVSVDAWRPYPETLLVLKSLKDRGIPTALVSNIGWDPRPVLAAHGALELLDELVLSYEVGVMKPDPEIFRIACARIGVEPQSCVMVGDNPHADAGSTAIGCPFVHIEPDPALRAADALLQAAGICC; via the coding sequence GTGCTCTTCGACTTCTCGGCGACGCTCTTCTACATCGAGCCCGCCTCGGAGGCCACCGCCGCGGCCGGACTCGATCCGGCCCGCTGGGCGCAGCGGCTGCATGATGGCGGGGCGCTGAACGGCAGCAGCGGGCCGGCGCAGATACCCCACCATTTGCAGGACGTCTGGGCCCGGCGCGACCTCTCGCTGCAGGCTCATCGGGAGGCCTACACCGGGATGAGCCAGCACACCGGCCTCTCGGCCGACGAGGCGGCCGCCCTCTACGATCGGGGTGTCAGCGTGGACGCCTGGCGGCCGTATCCAGAGACGCTTTTGGTGCTAAAGAGTCTTAAAGATAGGGGCATTCCGACCGCACTCGTCTCGAACATCGGCTGGGACCCGCGCCCGGTGCTGGCCGCCCACGGCGCGCTGGAGCTGCTCGACGAGCTCGTCCTCTCCTACGAAGTGGGCGTAATGAAGCCCGATCCAGAGATCTTCCGGATCGCCTGTGCCCGTATCGGGGTCGAGCCGCAGTCGTGCGTGATGGTCGGCGACAACCCGCACGCCGACGCGGGATCCACCGCGATCGGCTGCCCCTTCGTTCACATCGAACCGGATCCGGCACTGCGTGCCGCCGACGCCCTCCTCCAAGCGGCCGGGATCTGCTGCTAA
- a CDS encoding Acetoacetate decarboxylase (ADC) produces the protein MSSEYPPEPWHLAGQLHTSVFLVPFADVIAMLPGAPSQGLPPGTRLIRLGGKCIVGTAWVNYEPGGVLHYRELMSTVLVRSGWRLLPSITHIWVDSEASRAGGRALWGIPKHLADFYFSDDAASPGSTRTRVREFTAAEQSGAIASGTVRGRRRLPWRLPVRFRVVQRLNGRAKITPVRSRATLGLSSATFQADARGSLGFLAGRKPLLTLTMHDFDMTFGG, from the coding sequence ATGAGCAGCGAGTACCCGCCGGAACCCTGGCACCTGGCCGGGCAACTGCACACCTCCGTCTTTCTCGTGCCCTTCGCCGACGTGATCGCGATGCTCCCCGGCGCCCCGTCGCAGGGCTTGCCGCCGGGCACCCGGCTGATCCGTCTGGGCGGCAAGTGCATCGTCGGGACGGCCTGGGTGAACTACGAGCCGGGCGGGGTGCTGCACTACCGGGAGCTGATGTCGACCGTCCTGGTACGCAGCGGGTGGCGGCTGCTCCCGAGCATCACCCACATCTGGGTAGATAGCGAGGCGTCGCGGGCCGGAGGTCGGGCACTCTGGGGAATCCCCAAGCATTTGGCCGATTTCTACTTCTCCGATGACGCGGCCTCACCCGGCAGTACCCGGACGCGGGTCCGCGAATTCACGGCGGCGGAGCAGTCCGGGGCGATCGCGTCGGGCACGGTCCGCGGTCGCCGGCGACTGCCCTGGCGACTCCCCGTGCGCTTCCGCGTGGTGCAGCGCCTGAACGGACGGGCGAAGATCACCCCGGTCCGATCACGGGCAACGCTCGGGCTCTCTTCGGCGACGTTCCAGGCCGACGCTCGTGGGTCGCTGGGCTTTCTGGCTGGGCGCAAGCCCCTCCTCACCCTGACCATGCACGACTTCGACATGACGTTCGGCGGGTGA
- a CDS encoding transcriptional regulator, TetR family has protein sequence MPRSTWVNLDEERRGRVLLAAMSEFGRRGYSGGSLNVIAREAGVAKGSLFQYFSDKFDFFAHVAEHVSLNIYAALAPHLDRSEAQAASELGFVENFTRLVEVWIDYMSSHPLERGVTAATNFELDPQIRLAVREPVHRLYAQALRPMFTDAVAAGELSEATDIDALLSVTILLLPHLALAPFEPGLDSALVLYGASKRVRTAHARRLVAVVLSSASIGVAS, from the coding sequence ATGCCAAGATCAACTTGGGTGAATCTCGACGAAGAGCGCCGGGGGCGGGTGCTTCTCGCTGCCATGTCGGAGTTCGGCCGGCGGGGCTACTCCGGCGGCAGCCTCAACGTCATCGCCCGGGAAGCGGGGGTGGCCAAGGGGTCACTCTTCCAGTATTTCTCGGACAAGTTCGACTTCTTCGCGCACGTTGCCGAGCACGTCTCGCTCAACATCTACGCCGCGCTCGCGCCGCACCTCGACCGCTCGGAGGCGCAGGCTGCCAGCGAACTCGGCTTCGTCGAGAACTTCACCCGGCTCGTCGAGGTGTGGATCGACTACATGAGCTCGCATCCGCTCGAGCGCGGCGTCACCGCGGCCACCAACTTCGAGCTCGATCCACAGATCCGCCTGGCGGTGCGGGAGCCGGTACATCGCCTCTATGCGCAGGCTCTTCGGCCGATGTTCACCGACGCGGTCGCGGCCGGAGAGCTGTCGGAAGCGACGGACATCGACGCACTGCTCAGCGTCACCATCCTGCTCCTGCCCCACCTGGCCCTGGCCCCGTTCGAGCCGGGGCTGGACTCCGCGCTCGTGCTCTACGGCGCGAGCAAGCGGGTCCGCACCGCGCACGCGCGCCGTCTCGTCGCCGTCGTCCTCTCCTCGGCATCGATTGGAGTCGCATCTTGA
- a CDS encoding Sugar or nucleoside kinase, ribokinase family, whose amino-acid sequence MTAQYLHRQAESGVLVSVGDLVEDIVVWPGREVQRGTDNEAAVYRSRGGSAANVASFAADLVPSRFIGCVGEDAAGQMLVNELSERGVDVRVQRRGRSGTIVVIVDADGERTMFPDRAAAGQLFEVSEMWLVSAGCLHVPAYGFATEPTAGSVRRLIDSARRRSVPVSVDASSTGMIADYGVERFRQLLDAVQPQLLFANMDEAALLDLASDRFSATTTVVKDGAGPTVVRPVFGDELRIPVPPLVGVRDSTGAGDAFAAGFLSAWLGRSDLAECARFGHALARSVLLTPGARSAGTVG is encoded by the coding sequence ATGACCGCGCAATACCTGCATCGGCAGGCCGAGTCCGGCGTCCTCGTCTCCGTCGGCGATCTCGTCGAGGACATCGTCGTCTGGCCGGGGCGCGAGGTTCAGCGCGGCACCGATAACGAGGCGGCGGTGTACCGCTCCAGGGGTGGCAGCGCGGCGAATGTGGCGTCTTTTGCGGCTGATCTGGTTCCGTCGCGCTTCATCGGCTGCGTCGGGGAGGACGCGGCGGGACAGATGCTGGTGAACGAGCTGAGCGAGCGGGGCGTCGACGTGCGAGTGCAGCGCCGCGGGCGCAGCGGCACGATCGTGGTGATCGTGGATGCCGACGGGGAGCGCACCATGTTCCCGGATCGGGCCGCGGCCGGCCAGTTGTTCGAAGTGTCGGAGATGTGGCTCGTCTCGGCCGGATGCCTGCACGTGCCGGCCTACGGTTTCGCCACCGAGCCCACCGCTGGATCGGTTCGGCGGCTGATCGACTCGGCGCGGCGCCGCAGCGTGCCGGTGTCGGTGGACGCCTCCTCCACCGGCATGATCGCCGACTACGGAGTCGAGCGCTTCCGGCAACTGCTGGATGCGGTACAGCCGCAGCTCCTCTTCGCCAACATGGACGAGGCGGCCTTGCTGGATCTGGCCAGCGACCGCTTCAGCGCCACCACCACCGTGGTGAAGGACGGCGCGGGCCCCACCGTCGTCCGCCCCGTCTTCGGTGACGAGCTGCGGATCCCGGTGCCGCCGCTGGTCGGTGTGCGTGACTCGACGGGCGCCGGTGATGCCTTCGCCGCCGGGTTCCTCAGCGCCTGGCTGGGGCGCAGCGACCTCGCCGAGTGTGCGCGCTTCGGGCACGCGCTGGCCCGGTCGGTGCTCCTCACCCCGGGAGCCCGGTCGGCTGGAACGGTGGGCTAG
- a CDS encoding Predicted flavoprotein CzcO associated with the cation diffusion facilitator CzcD: MNQRVCIVGAGSSGIAAAQVLASRGIDFDCFETGSEVGGNWRYLNDNGMSSAYRSLHINTSRQIMEYASYGMDDSYPTYPNHVQIARYFDEFVDHWGLRKHIQFRTEVTNVVPAGGGGWEVSTRARGSEQTTTTRYAAVIVANGHHWDARMPEPAFPGVETFTGEQLHSHDYKTFDGFEGKRVLVLGIGNSACDIAVETSKVSARTFLAMRRGAHVLPKYVFGIPTDHLTTSPLARIRIFPMQRALLGLTVRLARGNVVDYGLPAPDHKIASAHPTISDDLLTRLGHGDITVKPNIERIDAGTVHFVDGTSEEIDRIVYCTGYKITFPFLDADLITAPDNQIELYHRVVDPKHPGLYFVGLVQPLGAIMPLAEAQAGWVADLLDGTATLPSDAEMQKEISGYRRSIAKRYVASKRHTIQVDFLEHLREIRLERAAGARRRGQSRALTRDGAELVSRVGH; the protein is encoded by the coding sequence ATGAATCAGAGGGTCTGCATCGTGGGAGCGGGGTCGTCCGGAATCGCGGCGGCCCAGGTCCTGGCCAGTCGAGGCATTGACTTCGACTGCTTCGAGACAGGCTCGGAGGTCGGCGGCAACTGGCGCTACCTCAACGACAACGGCATGTCGTCGGCCTACCGATCCCTGCATATCAACACTTCGCGGCAGATCATGGAGTACGCCTCCTACGGCATGGACGATAGCTACCCGACCTATCCCAATCACGTCCAGATCGCCCGGTATTTTGATGAGTTCGTCGATCACTGGGGCCTGCGCAAGCACATCCAGTTCCGCACCGAGGTGACCAACGTGGTCCCGGCCGGCGGCGGTGGCTGGGAGGTGAGCACTCGGGCTCGGGGGAGCGAGCAGACCACCACAACCCGCTACGCGGCGGTGATCGTCGCCAATGGGCATCACTGGGACGCCCGGATGCCGGAGCCCGCCTTCCCGGGCGTCGAGACGTTCACTGGCGAGCAGCTTCATTCCCATGATTACAAGACGTTCGACGGCTTCGAGGGGAAGCGGGTGCTGGTGCTGGGCATCGGCAACTCGGCCTGTGACATCGCTGTAGAGACCTCCAAGGTGTCGGCCCGAACGTTCCTTGCCATGCGTCGCGGGGCGCACGTCCTGCCGAAGTATGTCTTCGGGATACCGACCGACCACCTCACCACCTCGCCGCTGGCCCGGATCCGTATCTTCCCGATGCAGCGGGCGCTGCTCGGGCTGACGGTCCGGCTGGCTCGCGGCAATGTCGTCGACTACGGACTGCCCGCCCCGGACCACAAGATCGCCTCAGCCCACCCGACGATCTCCGACGACCTGCTCACCCGACTCGGACACGGCGACATCACCGTCAAGCCGAACATCGAGCGGATCGACGCCGGCACCGTGCACTTCGTCGACGGAACCTCGGAGGAGATCGACCGGATCGTCTACTGCACCGGCTACAAGATCACCTTCCCGTTCCTCGACGCCGACCTGATCACCGCGCCCGACAACCAGATTGAGCTGTACCACCGGGTCGTCGATCCGAAGCACCCCGGCCTGTATTTCGTCGGCCTGGTCCAGCCGCTCGGCGCGATCATGCCGTTGGCCGAAGCGCAGGCGGGTTGGGTGGCCGACCTGCTGGACGGCACGGCGACGCTCCCCAGCGATGCCGAGATGCAGAAAGAGATCAGCGGCTACCGCCGTTCGATCGCCAAGCGCTACGTCGCCTCCAAGCGGCACACGATCCAAGTCGACTTCCTCGAACACCTCCGCGAGATCAGGTTGGAGCGGGCGGCCGGCGCGCGGCGTCGCGGCCAGTCCCGGGCACTGACCCGCGACGGGGCCGAGTTGGTCAGTCGAGTCGGCCACTGA
- a CDS encoding adenosylmethionine-8-amino-7-oxononanoate aminotransferase encodes MASTWDELVQYDSRHVWHPYGPMPARSQPLPVTSARGVRLRQPDGPELIDGMSSWWAAVHGYRHPELDAAIQGQLGEMAHVMFGGLTHEPGIRLAERLIEMTPDGLEHVFFADSGSVSVEVAIKLSLQYWQARGRPGKTRLLALRGGYHGDTFGAMSVCDPVGGMHSMFAGVLPQHLFADRPPAGFDAPPQPAYLAHLEQLVAGHADELAGVIVEPVVQGAGGMHFYSPAYLRALRELCDTHGVLLILDEIATGFGRSGALFAAEHAGVSPDLMCVGKALTGGYLSLAAALCTSEVAAVVSGGEAGGLMHGPTFMANPLACAVALASTEIIQRGGWRADVPRIEGLLREHLEPARGRPGVADVRVLGAIGVIELQAPVDVAAFTATATQHGVWLRPFRNLIYTMPPYVSMDADVRQIAEAAVAASTSG; translated from the coding sequence ATGGCATCGACGTGGGACGAACTCGTCCAGTACGACTCCCGGCACGTGTGGCACCCCTACGGCCCGATGCCCGCCCGATCACAGCCACTGCCGGTCACGTCAGCCCGAGGGGTGCGACTTCGCCAGCCGGACGGCCCGGAACTCATCGACGGCATGTCCTCCTGGTGGGCCGCCGTGCACGGCTACCGGCACCCCGAGTTGGACGCCGCGATCCAAGGGCAGCTGGGCGAGATGGCGCACGTCATGTTCGGAGGCCTCACCCACGAGCCGGGGATCCGGCTGGCCGAGCGGTTGATCGAGATGACCCCGGACGGGCTCGAGCACGTCTTCTTCGCCGACTCCGGCTCGGTGTCGGTCGAGGTCGCCATCAAGCTGAGCCTGCAGTACTGGCAGGCCCGCGGACGCCCCGGCAAGACCCGGCTGCTGGCCCTGCGCGGCGGCTACCACGGGGACACCTTCGGCGCGATGTCCGTCTGTGACCCGGTGGGCGGGATGCACAGTATGTTCGCCGGCGTCCTGCCGCAGCACCTCTTCGCCGATCGACCCCCGGCCGGATTCGATGCGCCGCCGCAGCCTGCGTACCTGGCGCACCTGGAGCAGTTGGTGGCCGGCCACGCCGACGAGTTAGCGGGGGTGATCGTCGAGCCGGTGGTCCAGGGCGCCGGCGGCATGCACTTCTACAGTCCGGCCTACCTGAGAGCACTGCGCGAACTCTGCGACACCCATGGCGTGCTGCTCATCCTCGACGAGATCGCCACCGGCTTCGGTCGCAGTGGCGCGCTCTTCGCCGCCGAGCACGCCGGAGTCAGCCCGGACCTGATGTGCGTGGGGAAGGCGCTGACCGGGGGCTATCTCTCGCTGGCGGCGGCGCTCTGCACGAGCGAGGTGGCGGCGGTGGTCTCGGGCGGCGAAGCGGGCGGCCTCATGCACGGCCCGACTTTCATGGCCAACCCGCTGGCCTGTGCGGTGGCCCTGGCCAGCACCGAGATCATCCAGCGTGGCGGCTGGCGCGCCGATGTGCCCCGGATCGAGGGTCTACTGCGAGAGCATCTGGAGCCGGCTCGCGGCCGGCCCGGTGTGGCCGATGTGCGAGTCCTCGGCGCGATCGGCGTCATTGAACTACAGGCACCGGTGGACGTGGCGGCGTTCACCGCCACCGCGACGCAGCACGGGGTCTGGCTGCGGCCGTTTCGCAACCTCATCTACACGATGCCGCCGTACGTCAGCATGGATGCTGACGTACGGCAGATCGCTGAGGCTGCTGTCGCGGCTAGTACTTCGGGATGA
- a CDS encoding Mechanosensitive ion channel, with translation MKWHRGRPKQILPPATVDALRTLESRVRPDFRRSVVFGVLAVIALIVNETVGGVHGETLHVRLIAWGCAALVAIFGVLATRSAANEVARISDARAGASAAAALRVAVLLVGFLFTLTAVINMLDIAAGRFLVGGGFTAIILGIAGQQVLGNLVAGLVLLFSRPYVPGERVRIHSGALGGPHDGVVTTVGLLYTMVVTADGPLNIPNGALLAAAVGPITEEEMETAARERQAAKDAAQEAAQTAGSPAAQTAGSPAAQTAGSPAAETAGSPAAQTSAPLPGDGSPPGSQVI, from the coding sequence ATGAAGTGGCATCGGGGACGCCCCAAGCAGATCCTTCCGCCGGCGACGGTCGATGCGCTGCGCACGCTGGAGTCCCGGGTCCGGCCGGATTTCCGCCGTAGCGTTGTCTTCGGCGTGCTCGCTGTGATCGCGTTGATCGTCAACGAGACGGTGGGCGGGGTGCACGGGGAGACCCTGCACGTCCGCCTCATCGCGTGGGGCTGCGCGGCCCTGGTCGCCATCTTCGGCGTGCTGGCCACCCGCAGCGCTGCCAACGAGGTGGCCCGGATCAGTGACGCGCGGGCCGGAGCGTCGGCCGCGGCGGCCCTGCGGGTAGCCGTGCTGCTGGTCGGCTTCCTCTTCACGCTCACCGCCGTCATCAATATGCTCGACATCGCCGCCGGACGCTTCCTGGTCGGCGGTGGCTTCACCGCGATCATCCTCGGCATCGCGGGGCAGCAGGTACTCGGCAACCTCGTCGCCGGCTTGGTGCTGCTCTTCTCCCGTCCGTATGTCCCCGGCGAACGGGTGCGGATTCACTCCGGTGCCCTCGGCGGCCCGCACGACGGCGTGGTCACCACGGTCGGACTGCTCTACACGATGGTCGTGACGGCCGACGGGCCGCTGAACATCCCGAACGGCGCGCTCCTCGCCGCCGCGGTCGGCCCGATCACCGAGGAGGAGATGGAGACCGCCGCACGGGAGCGACAAGCGGCAAAGGACGCGGCGCAGGAGGCGGCCCAGACCGCAGGTTCGCCCGCGGCTCAGACCGCGGGTTCGCCCGCCGCCCAGACCGCCGGTTCGCCCGCGGCCGAGACCGCAGGTTCGCCCGCTGCTCAGACGTCGGCGCCGCTTCCGGGCGACGGATCGCCGCCCGGAAGTCAGGTCATCTAG